Proteins encoded within one genomic window of Rossellomorea vietnamensis:
- a CDS encoding glycine C-acetyltransferase → MTSKTLDHFLQENLEDLKSRGLYNEIDPLQGANGPVITINGKKLVNLSSNNYLGLATDERLKKVAIEAVKEYGVGAGAVRTINGTLDLHVKLEEKLAKFKGTEAAIAYQSGFNCNMAAISAVMDKNDAILSDELNHASIIDGCRLSKAKIIRFGHSDMEDLRAKAKEAKESGQYNKIMIITDGVFSMDGDVCKLPEIVEIAEEFDIMTYVDDAHGSGVLGKGAGTVKHFGLSDKVDFQMGTLSKAIGVVGGYVAGTQNLIDWLKVRSRPFLFSTSLTPADVTACTEALDLIMNSTELQDNMWENSRYLKEELTKLGFDIGNSETPITPVIIGEEQATQDFSKRLYEEGVYAKSIVFPTVPRGTGRVRNMPSAAHTKEMLDQAIAAYEKVGKEMGII, encoded by the coding sequence ATGACAAGCAAGACATTAGATCACTTTTTACAAGAGAACCTTGAAGATTTAAAATCACGCGGTTTGTATAATGAAATCGATCCATTGCAAGGTGCGAATGGACCGGTAATCACCATTAACGGGAAAAAGCTCGTGAACCTATCTTCCAATAACTATCTTGGACTTGCTACAGATGAACGCCTGAAAAAGGTAGCGATTGAAGCAGTGAAAGAATATGGTGTGGGAGCAGGAGCGGTCCGTACAATCAACGGTACGCTGGATCTTCACGTGAAGCTTGAGGAAAAGCTTGCGAAATTCAAAGGAACAGAAGCGGCGATTGCCTATCAATCCGGTTTCAACTGTAATATGGCGGCTATTTCAGCGGTAATGGACAAAAATGATGCCATCCTTTCAGATGAACTGAATCACGCATCCATCATTGACGGGTGCCGCCTGTCAAAAGCCAAGATCATCCGTTTTGGTCATTCCGATATGGAAGATCTTCGTGCAAAAGCGAAAGAAGCGAAGGAATCCGGTCAATACAACAAAATCATGATCATCACAGACGGCGTATTCTCTATGGACGGGGATGTATGTAAGCTTCCTGAAATCGTTGAGATAGCTGAAGAGTTCGATATCATGACGTATGTAGACGATGCCCACGGTTCCGGTGTCCTTGGTAAAGGTGCCGGTACGGTCAAGCACTTTGGTTTATCGGATAAAGTCGACTTCCAAATGGGTACGTTATCGAAAGCCATCGGAGTAGTCGGCGGATATGTGGCCGGAACACAAAACCTGATCGATTGGTTAAAGGTCCGTTCCCGTCCATTCCTATTCTCTACATCCTTGACACCCGCAGATGTGACGGCTTGTACGGAAGCACTTGATCTTATCATGAATTCCACAGAACTACAGGATAATATGTGGGAAAACAGCCGTTATTTAAAAGAAGAGCTGACGAAGCTTGGATTCGATATCGGAAACAGTGAAACACCTATCACACCTGTCATCATCGGTGAGGAACAGGCAACGCAGGACTTCAGTAAACGTCTGTATGAAGAAGGGGTTTATGCCAAATCCATCGTGTTCCCGACTGTACCAAGGGGAACAGGTCGTGTCAGAAACATGCCTTCCGCTGCACATACGAAGGAAATGCTTGATCAGGCGATTGCAGCGTATGAGAAAGTCGGAAAAGAAATGGGTATTATCTAA
- a CDS encoding L-threonine 3-dehydrogenase translates to MKKILVTGALGQIGSELTNRMREVYGSDNVIATDIRETDSPVVKNGPFEQLDVTNGEKMFDIAKTHNVDTVIHLAALLSATAEAKPLLAWNLNMGGLVNALETSRELGCQFFTPSSIGAFGPSTPKDSTPQDTIMRPTTMYGVNKVSGELLSDYYFTKFGVDTRGLRFPGLISYETLPGGGTTDYAVEIYYEAIKHNEYTSYIGEGTYMDMMYMPDALNAIIDLMEADGSKLEHRNSFNVSAMSVAPEDIAGAIRVHQPDFKLDYKVDPVRQSIAESWPNAIDSSAAMNEWGFKAEYDLAKMTSDMLDKLKTK, encoded by the coding sequence ATGAAAAAGATTTTAGTAACGGGTGCACTTGGACAGATCGGCTCCGAGCTCACCAATAGAATGCGCGAAGTATACGGTTCGGATAACGTCATTGCAACGGATATCCGTGAAACCGATAGTCCGGTCGTGAAAAATGGACCGTTTGAACAACTTGACGTCACCAATGGCGAGAAAATGTTTGATATTGCTAAAACACATAACGTGGATACGGTCATTCACCTGGCCGCTCTATTATCCGCGACTGCAGAAGCGAAGCCGCTGCTTGCATGGAACCTGAACATGGGCGGGCTTGTGAATGCCCTTGAGACATCGAGGGAATTAGGCTGCCAATTCTTCACACCGAGTTCCATCGGAGCATTCGGTCCATCTACACCGAAGGATTCAACGCCTCAGGATACGATCATGCGCCCTACGACCATGTACGGAGTGAACAAAGTATCAGGTGAGCTTCTTTCAGATTACTACTTCACGAAATTCGGAGTGGATACAAGAGGATTGCGTTTCCCTGGCCTGATCTCATATGAAACCCTGCCAGGCGGTGGAACGACGGACTATGCGGTAGAAATCTACTACGAAGCGATCAAACATAATGAGTATACTTCCTATATTGGTGAGGGTACTTACATGGATATGATGTATATGCCGGATGCCCTTAATGCGATCATCGACTTGATGGAAGCGGACGGTTCGAAGCTTGAGCATCGTAATTCCTTCAACGTGTCAGCCATGAGCGTGGCGCCTGAAGACATCGCCGGAGCGATCCGTGTGCACCAGCCGGATTTTAAACTGGATTATAAAGTCGATCCCGTTCGCCAGAGCATTGCCGAGAGCTGGCCAAACGCCATCGACTCCAGTGCAGCCATGAACGAATGGGGCTTTAAAGCGGAATACGATTTAGCCAAGATGACATCGGATATGCTGGATAAACTGAAAACGAAATAA
- a CDS encoding ATP-binding protein, with amino-acid sequence MAEKMNSKEPTFHKLIFILMALSILQVIAILILDSPWDVIASLLLVCTIVAVLLILLKRGNRFMRRHQKLLEEENQLSTLLHSLPDFVCFKDGEGRWLKVNQFGRKLYNLEDIDYVGKTDRELGKLVPFFKDAFDYCIDSDEESWKAEQVTRCEEGFYLPNGEFKTFDVIKVPLFHSNQERKGLVIIGRDISQQKIAEEMLLRKEKLSVVGELAAGIAHEIRNPLTSIKGFIQLLEENEHVSGHYLKVMSSEMDRINQIVGELLILSKPQMREYQSFDMSDVLRYVVKVMGHEALLKGITLNIQLPSSPIHVFGDKNQCIQVFINIIKNAIESMDEGEIDVDWKIRNESIHIIIEDEGTGIPPDRLKRLGEPFFTLKEKGMGLGLTISQKIIEDHKGSLQIDSEVNKGTRVEVTFPLEDH; translated from the coding sequence ATGGCAGAGAAAATGAATAGCAAGGAACCGACATTCCATAAGTTAATCTTCATACTCATGGCTCTTTCCATATTACAGGTCATCGCCATACTCATCCTTGATTCACCATGGGATGTCATTGCTTCACTTCTTCTTGTGTGCACCATAGTGGCGGTCCTCCTCATCCTGTTAAAAAGGGGGAACCGTTTCATGAGGCGGCACCAAAAGCTTTTGGAAGAAGAAAATCAGCTATCCACCCTCCTCCATTCCCTCCCGGACTTTGTTTGCTTTAAGGATGGGGAAGGACGCTGGTTGAAGGTGAATCAGTTTGGACGTAAGCTGTATAATCTTGAGGATATTGATTATGTCGGTAAAACGGATAGGGAGCTGGGCAAGCTGGTTCCATTCTTTAAAGACGCTTTCGACTATTGCATCGATTCCGATGAGGAGTCATGGAAAGCAGAACAAGTCACACGATGTGAAGAAGGGTTTTATCTTCCGAACGGAGAGTTCAAAACCTTTGACGTCATTAAGGTCCCTTTATTCCATTCGAATCAGGAAAGAAAGGGACTGGTCATCATCGGCAGGGATATTTCCCAGCAGAAGATCGCCGAAGAAATGCTGTTAAGAAAAGAGAAGCTTTCCGTTGTGGGGGAACTGGCGGCAGGGATCGCACATGAAATCAGAAACCCCCTCACAAGCATCAAAGGCTTTATTCAGCTGTTGGAAGAAAACGAACATGTATCCGGCCACTACCTTAAAGTCATGTCTTCTGAAATGGACAGAATCAATCAAATCGTCGGGGAGCTCCTCATTTTATCCAAGCCTCAAATGAGGGAATACCAGTCATTTGATATGAGTGACGTCCTGAGGTATGTAGTCAAGGTCATGGGGCATGAAGCCCTTCTGAAAGGCATTACGTTGAATATCCAACTTCCATCCTCCCCGATTCATGTGTTCGGGGATAAGAATCAATGCATACAAGTCTTTATCAACATCATTAAAAACGCCATTGAATCCATGGATGAAGGGGAAATCGATGTCGACTGGAAAATAAGGAATGAGTCCATTCATATCATCATCGAGGATGAGGGGACCGGCATCCCTCCCGACCGTTTGAAACGACTGGGAGAGCCGTTCTTCACCCTGAAGGAAAAGGGCATGGGACTGGGTCTAACGATCAGTCAAAAGATCATCGAAGACCATAAAGGATCTCTTCAGATTGATTCAGAGGTGAACAAGGGAACGAGGGTGGAAGTCACCTTTCCCTTGGAGGATCACTAA
- a CDS encoding cytochrome P450: MTNGTILHSLHPLGQLDKFRKDPLLFLESQATKNDERVQFRFANRTVHLLLNPALIKEVLVTQSKSFQKSNQFKELSLLIGEGLVTSECPLHTKQRKIMQPYFTPRHIQKYVSEMIGSATGTMEGWETGTLRDISKDMMQVTLAVITKTMFNMNDHEAHEKVGVHLEKILEMATKRIRSFLKPPVSWPLRELKQYKASIEELKRVVEEIIQHREILSEEKEDLLHALLHSRDDEGNHMKRDQLIDEVMTIFVAGHETTANLLSWFFYALENNEHVKELVYEEVDRVVGKEELCSEHLPNLPYTRQALEETLRLYPPVWMFGRTSVRDVKIGDHFIKKGENVLISPYIMHRNPKYFQDPLSFDPDRFYKTRKESIPPYAYFPFGGGSRVCIGNHFALQEALVIAALYVQRFNFTLSSDHRVECHPLITLRPKGGMFMNVERKVDK; encoded by the coding sequence ATGACCAACGGAACGATCCTTCATTCCCTCCATCCACTGGGTCAGTTAGATAAGTTCAGGAAAGATCCACTCTTATTTTTAGAATCACAGGCAACGAAGAATGATGAAAGGGTACAATTCCGTTTTGCAAACCGTACTGTTCATTTACTGTTGAACCCTGCATTGATAAAAGAAGTACTTGTCACTCAATCTAAAAGCTTTCAAAAATCAAACCAATTCAAAGAGTTGTCTCTCCTGATCGGTGAAGGACTTGTCACAAGTGAGTGTCCCTTACATACAAAGCAGAGAAAAATTATGCAGCCTTATTTCACCCCCCGCCATATCCAGAAGTATGTGAGTGAAATGATTGGTTCAGCCACTGGCACGATGGAAGGCTGGGAGACGGGGACCTTAAGGGATATATCCAAGGATATGATGCAAGTGACATTGGCGGTCATAACGAAGACCATGTTTAATATGAATGATCACGAAGCGCATGAGAAAGTAGGGGTCCACCTGGAAAAGATCCTGGAAATGGCGACAAAGCGGATTCGCTCTTTCCTTAAGCCCCCTGTCTCATGGCCGCTTCGTGAGCTGAAGCAATATAAGGCCTCTATTGAAGAACTTAAGAGAGTCGTAGAGGAAATCATCCAGCATAGAGAAATTCTGTCTGAAGAAAAAGAGGACCTCCTTCATGCCCTGCTCCATTCCAGGGATGATGAAGGCAATCATATGAAGAGAGATCAATTGATCGATGAAGTGATGACCATTTTTGTGGCGGGCCATGAGACAACGGCCAATCTTCTTTCCTGGTTCTTCTATGCGTTGGAAAATAACGAACATGTGAAAGAACTTGTCTATGAAGAAGTCGATCGGGTAGTGGGGAAAGAAGAACTTTGCAGTGAGCACCTCCCAAACCTTCCTTATACACGCCAAGCTTTAGAGGAAACCTTACGTCTATATCCACCCGTTTGGATGTTTGGAAGGACTTCTGTAAGGGACGTGAAGATCGGTGACCACTTCATAAAGAAAGGAGAAAATGTCCTCATTTCTCCCTATATCATGCATCGGAATCCTAAGTACTTTCAGGATCCATTGAGCTTTGATCCTGACCGTTTTTATAAAACCAGGAAAGAAAGCATTCCCCCGTATGCATATTTCCCTTTTGGAGGGGGATCGAGAGTGTGCATCGGCAATCACTTTGCCCTTCAGGAGGCATTGGTGATTGCGGCCTTATATGTTCAAAGGTTCAACTTCACATTATCGAGTGACCATAGGGTGGAATGTCACCCATTGATTACCCTGAGGCCAAAAGGCGGAATGTTCATGAACGTTGAAAGAAAAGTGGATAAGTAA
- a CDS encoding YjiH family protein, which produces MNQQHRFTLTSHLRFIIPSLLGVFLFMIPIPGKDGITIPIAVLSGLLQDWIGSYVPSIMTGLIILTVIGTVITKIAHPDFIVKSPFFSSLFDVRPVWAVVRVVGAIFAVMTLFKLGPEWVWSDATGGLLLNADGLLTILFSVFLFAGLFLPLLLNFGLLELFGALLTKIMRPVFGLPGRSSIDCLASWLGDGTIGVLLTSKQYEDGYYTKKEAAVIGTTFSVVSITFCLVVISQVNLGEYFIPFYLTVSASGLLAAIILPRIPPLSRKPDTYFNGQEGKNTMEEIPEGYSRVGYGYEQALVQAKNNNSASKFFSDGMKNVLDMWMGVAPIVMAIGTTALIVAENTKFFEYIGMPLIPILELLQIPEATEASRSILVGFADMFLPAIFGSGIESELTRFVIACLSVTQLIYMSEVGGLLLGSKIPVDFKDLVIIFLQRTFLTLLVIVAIAHMIF; this is translated from the coding sequence ATGAATCAGCAACATCGCTTTACACTAACAAGTCATTTACGATTTATCATCCCTTCCTTATTGGGAGTTTTCTTATTTATGATACCGATTCCGGGGAAAGACGGGATTACGATACCGATCGCGGTCTTATCCGGACTTCTGCAGGACTGGATCGGCAGCTACGTACCTTCCATTATGACAGGCTTGATCATCCTGACGGTCATCGGGACGGTCATCACAAAGATCGCACACCCGGATTTCATTGTTAAATCACCGTTTTTTTCAAGTCTATTCGATGTTAGACCTGTATGGGCCGTTGTCAGAGTAGTCGGCGCCATATTTGCCGTCATGACTCTATTCAAACTGGGACCTGAATGGGTCTGGTCTGATGCAACAGGGGGACTTCTATTAAACGCCGACGGACTTCTCACCATTCTTTTTTCTGTGTTTCTTTTTGCAGGTCTTTTCCTGCCGCTATTATTGAATTTCGGACTACTGGAGTTGTTCGGGGCACTCTTAACGAAAATCATGCGTCCTGTATTCGGCCTTCCGGGTCGTTCTTCCATTGACTGCTTAGCGTCATGGTTAGGGGACGGTACGATCGGCGTATTATTGACAAGTAAGCAGTATGAAGATGGTTATTATACGAAGAAGGAAGCAGCGGTCATTGGGACAACCTTCTCAGTTGTATCCATCACCTTCTGTCTTGTCGTCATTTCACAGGTGAATCTTGGGGAATACTTCATTCCATTTTACCTGACCGTATCTGCCTCCGGACTCCTTGCAGCGATTATCCTGCCGAGGATCCCGCCTCTGTCCCGAAAACCTGACACGTATTTCAATGGTCAGGAAGGGAAGAACACGATGGAAGAGATTCCTGAAGGGTACAGCCGGGTCGGCTATGGATACGAGCAGGCTCTTGTACAAGCAAAGAACAACAACAGTGCATCGAAGTTCTTCTCAGATGGAATGAAAAACGTGTTGGACATGTGGATGGGGGTCGCTCCCATCGTCATGGCAATAGGGACAACAGCCCTGATTGTAGCCGAGAATACGAAGTTCTTCGAATACATCGGTATGCCGCTTATCCCGATCCTCGAGCTTCTGCAAATCCCGGAAGCTACGGAAGCATCACGCTCCATCCTTGTCGGGTTTGCTGACATGTTCCTGCCGGCCATCTTCGGATCCGGAATTGAAAGTGAGCTGACGCGCTTTGTCATCGCCTGCTTATCTGTCACTCAATTAATCTATATGTCTGAAGTTGGCGGACTGCTCCTTGGTTCCAAGATCCCGGTCGATTTCAAGGACCTGGTCATCATCTTCCTGCAGCGTACATTCTTGACGTTACTTGTGATTGTAGCGATTGCTCATATGATCTTTTAA
- the sda gene encoding sporulation histidine kinase inhibitor Sda: protein MTSLTKLTEEQLTNVYQLAQEEGLEEEFIEMLEGEMERRESVR, encoded by the coding sequence ATGACATCTTTAACAAAACTTACTGAAGAGCAATTGACCAATGTGTATCAACTGGCGCAGGAAGAAGGGTTGGAAGAAGAGTTTATTGAGATGCTAGAAGGGGAGATGGAAAGAAGGGAAAGCGTACGCTAG
- a CDS encoding short-chain fatty acid transporter, with protein sequence MKGLISLSNKIMQRYLPDPFLFVVILTLAVFGLGLIFTESSSLEMVQYWGDGFWSLLAFSMQMVLVLVTGYVLASSPLFKRFLGFLASFAKSPGSAIVIVTVVSMIASWINWGFGLVIGALFAKELAKRVKGVDYRLLIASAYSGFVVWHAGFSGSIPLSIATDGHPFQDLIGVISTNETIFATSTLIIVAALFIVLPITNRMLMPAKDETITVDPELFNETAATLEKEAMTPADKLENSMILSIIVAVLGIVFLFSYFIKNGFALNLDIVNFLFLFLGILFHGTPKRFLAAVQEAIKGASGIVIQFPFYAGIMGMMTASGLAVVMSEAFVSISNDVTFYFFAFLSAGIVNFFVPSGGGQWAVQAPIMLDAAQTLDASVAKTAMAVAWGDAWTNLIQPFWALPALAIAGLKAKDIMGYCVIILVISGVVISLGLLFL encoded by the coding sequence ATGAAAGGACTTATTTCATTATCTAACAAAATCATGCAGCGTTATTTGCCGGATCCATTTTTATTCGTGGTCATTTTAACGTTGGCCGTATTCGGTCTTGGGCTCATTTTCACTGAAAGTTCGAGCCTTGAGATGGTCCAGTATTGGGGGGATGGATTCTGGAGCCTGCTCGCCTTTTCCATGCAGATGGTACTTGTCCTTGTGACAGGGTATGTCCTTGCCAGCAGTCCATTGTTTAAACGTTTCCTCGGATTTCTTGCTTCGTTCGCCAAATCTCCCGGCTCTGCCATTGTGATCGTGACCGTCGTTTCCATGATTGCAAGCTGGATCAACTGGGGGTTCGGACTGGTCATCGGGGCTTTGTTTGCAAAAGAACTGGCCAAACGGGTGAAGGGCGTCGATTACCGCTTGCTCATTGCCAGTGCCTACTCTGGATTTGTGGTCTGGCATGCAGGATTCTCCGGGTCGATCCCGTTATCGATTGCGACTGACGGTCATCCGTTCCAGGATTTGATCGGGGTCATCTCGACCAATGAAACCATCTTTGCAACATCCACTCTCATCATCGTGGCCGCATTATTCATCGTCCTACCCATAACCAACAGGATGTTAATGCCAGCGAAAGATGAGACGATTACGGTTGATCCTGAACTCTTCAATGAGACAGCTGCCACCCTTGAAAAAGAGGCGATGACTCCTGCCGATAAGCTTGAGAACAGTATGATCTTATCGATTATCGTGGCGGTGCTCGGGATTGTGTTCTTATTCTCGTACTTTATAAAAAATGGTTTCGCACTCAATTTAGATATCGTCAACTTTCTTTTTCTATTTCTGGGCATCCTCTTTCATGGTACGCCGAAGCGCTTCCTTGCCGCCGTACAGGAGGCCATTAAGGGGGCAAGCGGGATTGTCATCCAGTTCCCTTTCTACGCGGGGATCATGGGGATGATGACGGCATCCGGTCTCGCTGTCGTCATGAGTGAAGCTTTCGTATCGATATCAAATGATGTGACGTTTTACTTCTTTGCCTTCCTGAGCGCGGGGATTGTCAACTTCTTCGTTCCGTCCGGTGGAGGACAGTGGGCAGTTCAGGCTCCAATCATGCTCGATGCCGCTCAAACCCTCGATGCATCTGTGGCCAAGACCGCCATGGCCGTTGCTTGGGGGGATGCCTGGACCAATTTGATCCAGCCATTCTGGGCTTTACCTGCTTTAGCCATCGCGGGACTGAAGGCAAAGGATATTATGGGATATTGTGTGATCATCCTTGTCATCAGTGGAGTCGTCATTTCACTGGGGTTACTATTTTTATAA
- a CDS encoding Cof-type HAD-IIB family hydrolase, with product MITFIATDMDGTLLNENQEISEANKQAILDAQEQGIEVVVATGRSYEEARYVIQEADISCDIVCANGAEVRNKQGEIIYQAGIESTRAREIAAVLNETGIYFEIYTDQGTYTENYEMGVELIVNIFTTANPGVSEEQVRQAARERFEKGHIRLVEDYGVLFEDDNQLVYKFLVFSFDEKQLQEANEKLSALTGIAISSSGKENIEVNSLEAQKGVALEKLLKDKGLSPENAMAMGDNLNDLSMMKVVGRPVAMGNALDQIKDFCPFITATNKEDGVAKAIQEVIQQPAK from the coding sequence ATGATTACATTCATTGCTACAGATATGGACGGAACGCTATTAAATGAAAATCAGGAAATCAGTGAAGCGAATAAACAGGCTATCCTGGACGCACAGGAGCAGGGAATCGAAGTAGTGGTTGCCACAGGCAGGTCATATGAGGAAGCCCGTTACGTTATACAGGAGGCAGACATCTCATGCGATATCGTCTGTGCCAATGGAGCAGAAGTGCGGAATAAACAAGGCGAGATTATCTATCAGGCAGGGATTGAATCAACACGCGCAAGAGAGATTGCTGCTGTCTTGAATGAAACCGGCATTTATTTTGAAATCTATACCGATCAGGGAACGTATACGGAAAACTATGAAATGGGAGTTGAATTGATCGTCAACATTTTCACAACGGCCAATCCCGGCGTGTCTGAAGAACAAGTGAGACAAGCTGCCAGGGAACGCTTTGAAAAAGGGCATATCAGATTGGTGGAAGATTACGGGGTCCTGTTCGAGGATGACAATCAGCTTGTATACAAATTCCTTGTATTCTCCTTTGATGAGAAGCAGCTGCAGGAAGCGAACGAGAAATTAAGTGCCCTTACAGGCATCGCCATCAGCTCATCTGGTAAAGAGAATATTGAAGTGAACAGTCTTGAGGCACAAAAAGGTGTTGCTCTTGAGAAACTGCTGAAGGACAAAGGGCTGTCCCCTGAAAATGCCATGGCCATGGGGGATAATTTGAACGACCTGTCCATGATGAAAGTAGTCGGTAGGCCTGTAGCCATGGGGAACGCCTTGGATCAGATCAAGGACTTCTGTCCATTCATCACGGCAACCAATAAGGAAGATGGTGTGGCCAAAGCGATCCAGGAAGTCATCCAACAACCGGCAAAGTAA
- a CDS encoding PQQ-dependent sugar dehydrogenase has protein sequence MKIKMGWLVLVISQGILLGACSFGQPDVQQEESESVTRPSVESKVVAQDLSIPWSIQKQDDVFYITQRTGGIVEMKDGKKSVVKTRLSKPLSDRPEAGLLGFVLHPDFETNKQAFVYYTYGDSDANYNRVVTLKRTANEWTEEKVLLDRIPSGQYHQGGRLEIGPDHKLYITTGDATRQDHAQDLSFLGGKILRMDLDGGIPSDNPFKDSPVYSYGHRNPQGLAWNGDGELYETEHGPNGYDEVNLIKAGNNYGWPKITGDEKEESMISPLAHSGEPSWAPSGTDFWNGDVVFAALAGQSVKRFDTETGEVTDLLTGFGRVRDVLVEGDTLYFVSNNTDGRGIPRENDDKLYEVDLKSVMKEE, from the coding sequence ATGAAAATCAAAATGGGTTGGCTCGTGTTGGTCATAAGTCAGGGTATACTACTAGGTGCGTGTTCGTTCGGACAGCCAGATGTGCAGCAGGAAGAAAGTGAATCCGTCACGAGACCGAGTGTCGAGAGTAAGGTGGTGGCGCAGGATCTTTCCATTCCCTGGTCCATCCAGAAGCAGGACGATGTATTCTATATCACACAGCGGACAGGTGGAATCGTTGAGATGAAGGATGGGAAGAAATCCGTGGTCAAGACCAGGCTTTCAAAGCCACTATCGGATCGACCTGAAGCGGGACTGTTAGGCTTTGTGCTTCACCCGGATTTCGAAACGAATAAGCAGGCCTTTGTCTATTATACGTATGGGGATTCAGATGCCAACTACAATCGGGTCGTAACCCTGAAGCGGACTGCAAACGAATGGACCGAGGAAAAAGTCCTGTTGGACCGGATTCCAAGCGGTCAGTATCATCAAGGTGGCAGGCTTGAAATCGGTCCCGATCACAAACTCTACATTACCACCGGGGATGCCACCAGGCAGGATCATGCTCAAGATCTATCCTTCCTTGGAGGGAAAATTCTTCGCATGGACTTGGATGGAGGAATCCCGTCCGATAACCCATTTAAAGATTCACCTGTTTACAGCTACGGCCACCGGAATCCCCAAGGTCTCGCATGGAATGGGGATGGTGAACTTTATGAAACGGAACATGGCCCGAATGGATATGATGAAGTCAACTTGATCAAAGCCGGAAACAATTACGGCTGGCCGAAGATCACAGGAGATGAAAAGGAAGAGTCCATGATTTCCCCGCTGGCACACTCCGGCGAACCTTCATGGGCCCCTTCAGGAACAGACTTCTGGAATGGAGATGTTGTGTTTGCAGCTCTCGCTGGTCAAAGCGTAAAGAGATTTGATACGGAAACGGGGGAAGTCACCGATCTTCTCACTGGATTTGGGCGTGTCAGGGACGTGCTGGTGGAAGGGGACACCCTTTATTTTGTCTCCAACAACACAGATGGACGGGGAATCCCCCGTGAGAACGACGATAAGCTGTATGAGGTGGATTTGAAGTCAGTGATGAAAGAAGAATAG
- a CDS encoding putative holin-like toxin — protein MYTMNTFEVLSLMLSFGMFVIAILKANDENKHS, from the coding sequence ATGTATACAATGAATACATTCGAAGTATTATCTCTGATGCTTAGTTTTGGGATGTTCGTAATTGCGATTCTGAAAGCCAATGATGAAAATAAACATTCTTGA
- a CDS encoding helix-turn-helix domain-containing protein, producing the protein MGILYDLVKEAKGNTEYETKIIRRFEPKIRKSLYLTRLENRDDLEQELKIKLIRYVRDYSLDNVPGLFDEKKQ; encoded by the coding sequence ATGGGAATTTTATACGATCTAGTCAAAGAAGCGAAGGGCAACACGGAATATGAAACGAAGATCATCCGCAGGTTCGAACCGAAAATCAGGAAATCACTGTACCTGACCCGACTCGAAAACAGGGACGACCTCGAGCAGGAATTAAAAATCAAATTGATCAGGTATGTCAGGGACTATTCATTGGACAATGTACCTGGTTTATTTGACGAAAAGAAGCAGTAA
- a CDS encoding sigma-70 family RNA polymerase sigma factor, with protein MDPLVSEFYRHYPHLQYNKAVESFISQTENRKLVEDFLRHPSASKEERLNEAFKAYYFDIRFTSYVSSSLYFHSVNFDKKIRKYSERHPLTLDDRVGEDGGSYVELVPDPASEIAPFTNYSTLMECLESEELLKAYKTLTDKQKHVLDLAYVQERSDTEIARMQGVSQQTISKTHRKALHKLKSILEKGES; from the coding sequence ATGGATCCATTAGTGAGTGAATTTTATCGTCATTATCCTCATCTTCAATACAATAAAGCCGTTGAGTCCTTTATCAGTCAAACGGAGAACCGGAAGCTAGTCGAAGATTTTTTACGTCACCCCAGTGCAAGTAAGGAAGAACGTTTAAACGAAGCGTTTAAGGCCTATTATTTTGATATCCGATTTACCTCTTACGTCAGTTCATCCCTTTATTTTCACAGTGTGAACTTTGATAAAAAGATAAGAAAATATAGCGAACGGCATCCTCTTACCCTGGATGACCGTGTGGGTGAAGATGGCGGATCATATGTCGAACTTGTTCCGGATCCGGCCTCGGAAATTGCACCTTTCACCAATTATTCGACATTAATGGAATGCCTGGAGAGCGAGGAACTCCTGAAGGCCTATAAAACGTTGACCGACAAACAGAAGCATGTCCTTGATTTAGCCTATGTACAGGAACGATCTGATACAGAGATTGCAAGAATGCAGGGCGTATCCCAACAGACAATCTCGAAAACCCATCGAAAAGCGTTACACAAATTAAAATCCATTTTAGAAAAAGGAGAATCATAA